From Synoicihabitans lomoniglobus, the proteins below share one genomic window:
- a CDS encoding ABC transporter permease has translation MPKPRYLTYLLPALTGLVFIGLWYAARAGLGEDRQFLLPAPHQVLEAFRDNGATLWTGTVNTAKGAMVGFGLAVTGSFVFALILSLTPLVRSSLYPYLMMLQMTPVIVLAPILVLWAGPGLASVSIITFLICFFPMVVNTTQGLISTDRNLVDLFTMCKATKRQEILLLRVPAALPYFFTGLRIAATLAPIGAIVGDYTAGNSGADGGGLGFLTIIYSSQFKMAALFATAFTGCALGFVFVAVVVWLSWLSLHKWHDSFSNSEQ, from the coding sequence GTGCCCAAACCACGTTACCTCACCTACCTTTTGCCCGCGTTGACCGGTTTGGTCTTCATCGGTCTGTGGTATGCGGCGCGCGCCGGCCTGGGCGAGGATCGCCAGTTTCTCCTCCCCGCCCCTCATCAGGTGCTGGAAGCCTTTCGCGACAACGGCGCGACCTTGTGGACCGGCACCGTCAACACGGCCAAGGGAGCCATGGTCGGGTTCGGCTTGGCCGTCACCGGCAGCTTCGTCTTCGCCTTGATCCTGTCGCTCACGCCGTTGGTGCGATCGAGCCTCTACCCGTATTTGATGATGTTGCAGATGACCCCCGTCATCGTGCTGGCCCCGATTCTCGTGCTGTGGGCCGGCCCAGGTCTCGCCAGCGTCAGTATTATCACGTTCCTGATCTGCTTCTTCCCCATGGTGGTCAATACCACGCAGGGCTTGATCTCCACCGATCGGAATCTCGTGGATCTTTTCACGATGTGCAAAGCCACCAAACGCCAGGAGATTCTGCTGCTGCGCGTGCCGGCCGCGCTGCCTTACTTTTTCACCGGCCTGCGCATCGCCGCCACGCTCGCCCCGATCGGCGCCATCGTCGGCGACTACACGGCGGGCAACTCCGGAGCCGACGGCGGCGGACTCGGTTTCCTGACAATCATCTACAGCTCGCAATTCAAAATGGCGGCGTTGTTCGCCACCGCCTTCACCGGCTGCGCGCTGGGATTTGTATTCGTCGCGGTCGTCGTCTGGTTGAGCTGGCTCAGTCTCCACAAGTGGCACGATTCCTTCAGCAATTCCGAACAATGA
- a CDS encoding c-type cytochrome — protein sequence MGIGSVAAAGLELTTAPTADDDLAVSGTWVNVPAGEIRFIARSALAKLPGVKTVTDRIWPTAKPVEMTVLPLQSLIDALGWGEASDGLVLKCGDRWESWMPQALIESENPFLILYYQGRAPGDGEGWPTFLGIEPMAPYYAFVSPNDRPDFVDATPFGMISATQIVEIAAANEAERYAPFFAGALAELSGDAADGRDLFLARCNNCHQGPGETGGNVSQRPFMLLQVHATVNADYFRKMVRDPKQFYPETIMPRHPDFEDEHFAQLIAFLAATKAAKLQ from the coding sequence ATGGGGATTGGATCGGTGGCCGCGGCGGGTCTGGAACTCACCACCGCCCCCACGGCCGACGATGACCTGGCCGTATCCGGAACCTGGGTGAACGTGCCGGCAGGCGAAATCCGTTTTATCGCTCGCAGCGCGTTGGCGAAGTTGCCCGGGGTCAAGACCGTGACCGACCGGATTTGGCCCACGGCTAAACCCGTGGAAATGACCGTGCTGCCGCTGCAGTCCTTGATCGACGCGCTGGGCTGGGGCGAGGCGAGTGACGGCCTCGTATTGAAATGCGGTGACCGTTGGGAATCGTGGATGCCGCAGGCGCTGATCGAATCGGAAAACCCGTTCCTCATTCTCTATTATCAAGGACGTGCTCCCGGCGACGGCGAAGGGTGGCCCACCTTTTTGGGGATCGAACCGATGGCTCCATACTACGCCTTCGTGAGCCCAAACGATCGACCGGATTTTGTGGACGCCACGCCCTTCGGGATGATCTCAGCGACGCAGATCGTGGAAATCGCGGCGGCGAATGAGGCGGAGCGTTACGCGCCGTTTTTTGCAGGAGCACTGGCGGAGCTTTCCGGTGATGCGGCTGACGGCCGCGACCTGTTTTTGGCGCGCTGCAACAATTGCCATCAAGGTCCCGGGGAAACCGGGGGGAATGTCTCGCAACGACCGTTCATGCTGTTGCAAGTGCACGCCACGGTTAACGCCGACTACTTCCGGAAAATGGTCCGTGATCCCAAGCAGTTTTATCCGGAGACAATCATGCCGAGGCATCCGGATTTCGAGGACGAACATTTCGCGCAACTGATCGCGTTTCTCGCCGCGACGAAAGCAGCCAAACTGCAGTAG
- a CDS encoding ABC transporter substrate-binding protein produces the protein MVRRTLAVAWWGIATLALPMRAESTQLVMQLDLGVQNVQFAGVLWAQSEGWFSDAGIDLEIRPLPDGYGDLAAKVAASEHTIGSIESGLFLTGRAAGEPLVAIGAMFQASPLCLVAKSHHHLRTPADLVGLRVAVHGDGHEALATILAYSGVDASKVEIGEADYGNGPLLRDEVDAKQAYYVDEYVHMLTAGHAVDALRYKDFGHKAYSQVMFVSEATLAAHRAALVKFLQVLDRGWRAAVAAPEVAAKLVVTRYAPALDLTYQTESLKLMSELLWAEDERTGATSPVTWQANAASFLATHPESSLPPMERWVDFSLIEEAFARAAP, from the coding sequence ATGGTCCGGCGAACGCTCGCCGTGGCGTGGTGGGGTATTGCGACGTTGGCGCTGCCCATGCGGGCGGAGTCGACGCAATTGGTCATGCAACTCGATCTGGGGGTGCAAAATGTGCAATTCGCCGGTGTGCTGTGGGCGCAATCCGAGGGCTGGTTCAGCGACGCGGGCATTGATCTCGAAATCAGGCCGCTGCCCGACGGTTATGGTGATTTGGCGGCGAAGGTGGCGGCATCTGAGCATACGATTGGATCGATCGAGAGTGGGTTGTTTTTGACGGGCCGTGCGGCGGGCGAACCGCTGGTGGCGATAGGGGCGATGTTTCAAGCGTCGCCGTTGTGTCTGGTGGCCAAGTCTCACCATCACCTCCGCACGCCGGCGGATTTGGTCGGCCTGCGCGTGGCGGTGCACGGCGACGGACATGAAGCGCTGGCCACGATATTGGCGTATAGCGGAGTCGATGCCTCGAAAGTGGAAATCGGCGAAGCGGATTACGGTAACGGGCCTTTGTTGCGCGATGAAGTCGACGCCAAGCAGGCCTACTACGTGGACGAATATGTGCACATGCTCACCGCCGGGCACGCCGTCGACGCGCTGCGCTACAAAGATTTCGGACACAAGGCCTACTCGCAGGTGATGTTCGTCAGTGAAGCGACACTGGCGGCCCATCGCGCGGCGTTGGTCAAGTTTCTGCAAGTGTTGGACCGGGGTTGGCGGGCAGCGGTGGCGGCACCGGAAGTGGCCGCAAAACTGGTGGTCACCCGTTACGCACCGGCACTTGATCTCACTTACCAAACCGAATCGCTGAAACTCATGTCGGAGCTGCTGTGGGCGGAGGATGAGCGGACAGGCGCGACGAGCCCGGTCACGTGGCAAGCCAATGCCGCCTCATTTCTCGCCACCCATCCGGAATCGAGTTTGCCGCCGATGGAACGTTGGGTGGACTTCAGTTTGATCGAGGAGGCCTTTGCCCGCGCCGCGCCCTGA
- a CDS encoding REP-associated tyrosine transposase has protein sequence MSDPESEAVDLPPRRKILGHTPPAWIGSGATYFITICTIPRKLNQLAIDSTANAIFEAVTHRHEHHRWHCRLMLLMPDHLHALIAFSSTTTMKSEVAGFKRFVARHTGVTWQRDFFDHRIRDAENLQEKARYIRQNPVRAKLVKHRKDWPYIWSR, from the coding sequence ATGTCCGACCCCGAAAGCGAAGCCGTCGATCTTCCTCCTCGGCGGAAAATACTGGGACATACGCCACCGGCATGGATCGGTTCCGGAGCCACTTATTTTATCACGATCTGCACGATACCGCGGAAACTCAATCAACTGGCGATCGACTCAACTGCGAACGCGATTTTCGAAGCCGTCACGCACCGCCATGAGCATCACCGGTGGCACTGCCGTTTGATGCTCCTGATGCCGGACCACCTCCACGCGCTGATTGCATTTTCGTCGACGACCACCATGAAATCCGAGGTTGCCGGATTCAAGCGGTTCGTCGCCCGACACACCGGGGTCACGTGGCAACGCGACTTCTTCGATCACCGTATTCGCGACGCCGAAAACCTGCAGGAGAAGGCCCGCTACATCCGACAAAATCCCGTTCGCGCTAAACTCGTGAAACACCGCAAAGACTGGCCCTACATCTGGTCAAGGTAG
- a CDS encoding ABC transporter substrate-binding protein, which produces MTRLSSLCATAAAVLFAAGCGKSPPPTTQTDDGSTITAIRFQTDWYPQAEHGGFYQALATGGYAESGLDVTILPGGPGPTATTKLASGAADIAMGRSDDIMRNIADGLPFVIVGAFMQHDPQALLLHAANPVTRFEDLDGKTIMAIPGSNWINVLKARYQIDFSIIPTNFGIAQFMGNPEFIQQCFVTNEPFYVAQNGAKPKTMLLADTGFDPYRVIFTKKAFLRDHPEAVKAFVAASTAGWRDYIEGDSQPGNALIQARNDQMSDAFIAFSIQTMRDNGLIGGNPTTTETYGQLLLSRMEATMATMVELKLISQPLDLNAVVAFDMVAELPAP; this is translated from the coding sequence ATGACTCGCCTCTCTTCCCTCTGCGCGACCGCTGCCGCGGTCCTGTTCGCCGCCGGCTGCGGCAAGTCGCCGCCGCCTACCACCCAAACGGATGACGGTTCCACCATCACCGCGATCCGTTTCCAAACCGATTGGTATCCACAAGCTGAGCACGGTGGGTTTTATCAGGCACTCGCGACCGGCGGCTACGCCGAGTCCGGGCTCGACGTGACGATCCTGCCGGGTGGTCCCGGACCGACGGCCACGACCAAACTCGCCAGTGGCGCGGCCGATATCGCCATGGGGCGCTCCGACGACATCATGCGCAACATCGCCGATGGCCTGCCGTTTGTCATCGTCGGCGCGTTTATGCAGCACGACCCGCAGGCACTCTTGCTGCACGCCGCCAACCCCGTGACCCGGTTCGAGGACCTCGACGGCAAGACGATCATGGCCATTCCCGGCTCCAATTGGATCAACGTGCTCAAGGCGCGCTACCAAATCGATTTCAGCATCATTCCCACCAATTTTGGGATCGCTCAATTCATGGGTAACCCGGAATTCATCCAGCAATGCTTCGTGACCAACGAGCCCTTTTACGTCGCGCAAAACGGAGCGAAACCCAAGACCATGCTGCTGGCCGACACCGGCTTCGATCCCTACCGCGTGATCTTTACGAAGAAGGCGTTTTTACGAGACCATCCCGAAGCGGTGAAAGCATTTGTCGCGGCCTCCACTGCCGGCTGGCGGGACTACATTGAAGGCGATTCCCAACCCGGTAACGCCCTCATCCAGGCGCGCAATGACCAGATGAGTGACGCGTTCATCGCGTTCAGCATCCAAACCATGCGCGACAACGGACTCATCGGCGGCAACCCCACTACGACGGAAACCTACGGTCAGCTGTTGCTTTCCCGCATGGAGGCTACGATGGCCACCATGGTGGAGTTGAAACTGATCAGTCAGCCCCTTGATCTCAACGCGGTGGTCGCGTTCGACATGGTTGCCGAACTGCCGGCCCCATGA
- a CDS encoding IS481 family transposase yields the protein MPWITKDMVQLRREFVALSKLRGISFSAACSRFGISRKTGYKWVNREAQGGADALIPTKPKPVRRPNQTSLAMEQKFLGVRQEQPSWGPRKLRRRLENTGVCDLPSTSSIGRILRREECIEPAESAKHRPWQRFARATPNELWQMDFKGHFAMHHGRCHPLTVLDDCSRYLIGLRACADEQSEGVRKHLENMFCRYGLPMCILCDNGPPWSGNGQKYTSLSVWLLQLGVLTIHGRPFHPQTQGKDERFHRTLKNDLLRRHDWSDLDASQQRFNTFRHTYNHDRPHDSLNLDCPAQHYHPSTRAMPSALPCAEYDSSDLVRRVKSKGEITVRNRFFYVGSAFYGLEVALRPTATDGILRVYYAAFPLGLIDCKTPSLLPKGSYHPLVADTLDSNPKV from the coding sequence ATGCCTTGGATTACTAAAGATATGGTGCAATTACGGCGTGAGTTTGTCGCGCTATCCAAGTTGCGAGGAATCAGTTTCAGCGCGGCTTGTTCTCGTTTTGGTATTAGTCGAAAAACAGGATACAAGTGGGTAAATCGGGAAGCGCAGGGAGGTGCCGATGCGCTTATTCCCACCAAGCCTAAACCCGTTCGTCGTCCTAATCAGACCTCTTTGGCTATGGAGCAAAAATTCCTCGGGGTGCGCCAGGAGCAGCCTTCTTGGGGCCCACGTAAATTACGTCGCAGGCTCGAAAATACAGGGGTCTGTGATTTACCTTCCACCAGCTCGATCGGCCGGATTTTGCGCCGGGAAGAATGCATCGAGCCTGCCGAATCAGCCAAACATCGTCCTTGGCAACGCTTTGCTCGCGCTACTCCCAATGAGCTGTGGCAGATGGATTTTAAGGGACATTTTGCGATGCATCACGGTCGGTGCCATCCCTTGACCGTGCTCGATGACTGTTCGCGCTATTTGATCGGGTTGCGGGCCTGCGCGGATGAGCAAAGTGAGGGCGTGCGAAAGCACCTTGAAAACATGTTCTGCCGCTACGGGTTACCCATGTGTATCTTGTGTGACAATGGTCCCCCTTGGTCTGGTAACGGCCAGAAGTATACCTCCCTGAGCGTTTGGCTGCTCCAACTGGGCGTGCTCACCATCCATGGCCGTCCCTTTCATCCTCAAACCCAAGGCAAAGACGAGCGCTTCCACCGCACCCTCAAAAATGACCTGCTCAGGCGCCATGACTGGTCCGACTTAGATGCGTCACAGCAACGGTTCAATACCTTCCGACACACCTACAATCATGACCGTCCTCATGACTCGCTGAATCTGGATTGCCCGGCTCAACACTACCACCCGTCCACTCGCGCTATGCCGTCTGCGTTGCCGTGTGCCGAGTATGACTCCAGTGACTTGGTGCGTCGCGTGAAAAGCAAGGGCGAGATTACCGTGCGCAATCGGTTCTTCTACGTGGGCAGTGCTTTTTATGGTTTGGAGGTGGCATTGAGGCCCACTGCCACCGACGGCATCTTACGGGTCTACTACGCGGCGTTCCCTCTCGGTTTAATCGACTGTAAAACTCCGTCCCTGTTGCCCAAAGGTTCCTATCATCCTCTTGTCGCTGATACCTTGGACTCAAATCCGAAAGTGTAA
- a CDS encoding ABC transporter substrate-binding protein, with amino-acid sequence MNPRRALTAILALVVFGSPLTATEAPTRVVFYPGWFASAQFAGVFVALESGLYTEAGLTVEIRDFSYGQDSTANLQADPETCAMGSIEGYILLQKLDRGDDLIAFAPMLQQSPAGVMSLTKSGVHSAADFAHRPVGVHAYADALFAWFARNAGLAPDATQFVRVEDDIAALLTGEIDAMQGYASEEFVRLRAAAAPQPVNFLSFAELGFPSYSEILYTTREQATTHAETVATFVEATRQGWRRAYEDPVAAVTAIVKHAGPDADPAHIAAALRELRPYVMGPDDSPLPTMDHPRWQQLQATALEMGLIKTPSPDPTTWLAR; translated from the coding sequence ATGAACCCACGACGCGCGCTGACGGCGATTCTGGCGCTCGTCGTTTTCGGTTCCCCCCTCACGGCGACAGAGGCACCGACCCGGGTGGTATTTTACCCCGGCTGGTTCGCCTCGGCTCAATTCGCTGGCGTCTTCGTCGCGCTCGAAAGCGGTCTTTATACCGAGGCCGGACTGACGGTGGAAATTCGCGATTTTTCCTACGGTCAAGATAGCACCGCCAACCTGCAGGCCGACCCGGAAACGTGCGCCATGGGGTCGATTGAAGGTTACATCCTGCTGCAGAAACTTGATCGCGGCGACGACCTCATCGCCTTCGCGCCCATGCTGCAACAAAGCCCGGCGGGCGTCATGAGCCTGACCAAATCGGGGGTGCATTCCGCTGCGGACTTCGCCCATCGACCAGTTGGGGTGCATGCATATGCCGATGCGTTGTTCGCGTGGTTCGCCCGCAACGCCGGACTCGCCCCGGACGCCACGCAATTTGTGCGGGTCGAGGATGACATCGCCGCGCTGCTCACGGGCGAAATCGACGCCATGCAAGGCTACGCCTCCGAAGAATTCGTGCGGCTCCGCGCCGCCGCCGCGCCACAGCCCGTGAACTTCCTGTCTTTCGCCGAGCTGGGATTCCCTTCGTATTCGGAAATTCTCTACACCACCCGGGAACAAGCCACAACCCACGCCGAGACCGTGGCGACGTTTGTGGAAGCAACGCGCCAAGGCTGGCGACGTGCCTACGAAGATCCCGTCGCCGCCGTCACCGCTATCGTCAAACACGCGGGTCCCGACGCGGACCCCGCCCATATCGCCGCCGCGTTGCGCGAATTACGCCCCTACGTAATGGGACCGGATGACTCCCCGCTCCCCACGATGGACCATCCACGATGGCAGCAATTGCAAGCCACGGCCCTGGAGATGGGCTTGATCAAAACGCCATCACCCGACCCCACCACCTGGCTGGCCCGGTAG
- a CDS encoding FAD-binding oxidoreductase, with product MPTPGFVALSETLLQELRAIVGDDHFVIDDSGLSTLSKDFYWYSPVLRDRLEDRLAAAAVRVTTIDQLRAVVALAATARVPLTMRGAATGNYGQSVPLYGGLIVDLSGMDRIIDLSEGVVTAEPGARLATIENQARPLGWELRCYPSTWVKSTIAGFVSGGSGGIGSISHGGLREPGTIKRFKIMTIEEEPRILTLDETETMRVFHAYGTNGIIVEVQLRLAPAYPWQQLVIASTNWDPLLDFAAEIAGDATVRKRLVSVMENPIGSFFKPIKKFYPADHHLIFFEVDESSADAVAARAEAAGLSVPHRIPYHYPRKPPMLSDYTWNHTTLWALKADPAWTYLQSGFGANYREQFQLLHAKFPGEILFHLEFTRGNPKMGGASPTVACGGIPLVHFKSEERLKEIIEYCTSIGVFTANPHTCYIEEGGRDQGYDVQLELKHEADPHNLLNPGKMKQAPTPRFAVPGSMPHFLFS from the coding sequence ATGCCAACACCTGGATTTGTCGCCCTCTCCGAAACCTTGCTCCAAGAGCTGCGCGCCATCGTCGGCGACGATCACTTCGTCATCGATGACTCGGGACTGAGCACGCTCTCCAAAGACTTCTATTGGTATTCGCCGGTGCTGCGCGATCGGTTGGAAGACCGGTTGGCCGCCGCCGCGGTCCGAGTGACCACTATTGACCAGTTGCGTGCCGTGGTCGCACTCGCTGCGACCGCCCGCGTGCCTCTCACCATGCGCGGCGCGGCCACCGGCAATTACGGCCAAAGCGTGCCGCTCTACGGCGGTCTGATCGTCGATCTCAGCGGCATGGATCGCATTATCGACCTCTCCGAGGGTGTCGTCACCGCGGAACCCGGTGCCCGTCTCGCCACCATTGAAAATCAAGCGCGCCCGCTGGGTTGGGAACTGCGGTGTTATCCGTCCACGTGGGTTAAATCCACCATCGCTGGTTTCGTCAGCGGGGGCTCCGGGGGCATCGGCTCGATTTCGCACGGTGGCCTGCGCGAGCCCGGCACCATCAAGCGTTTCAAGATTATGACGATCGAGGAAGAACCGCGCATCCTGACGCTCGACGAGACGGAAACCATGCGCGTCTTCCACGCCTACGGCACCAACGGCATCATCGTCGAGGTGCAGCTGCGACTCGCCCCGGCTTATCCGTGGCAGCAACTCGTCATCGCTTCGACCAATTGGGACCCGTTGCTCGATTTCGCCGCCGAAATCGCCGGCGATGCGACCGTGCGCAAGCGCCTTGTTTCCGTAATGGAAAATCCCATCGGCTCGTTCTTCAAACCGATCAAAAAGTTCTATCCGGCCGACCATCACCTGATCTTTTTCGAGGTCGACGAATCCAGCGCCGACGCCGTGGCGGCCCGCGCCGAGGCGGCCGGTCTGAGCGTGCCGCACCGCATTCCCTACCACTACCCGCGCAAGCCGCCGATGCTCTCTGACTACACGTGGAACCACACCACATTGTGGGCGCTCAAAGCCGACCCGGCCTGGACGTATCTGCAAAGCGGATTCGGGGCCAACTACCGCGAACAATTCCAACTGCTGCACGCGAAATTTCCTGGCGAAATCCTATTCCACCTCGAGTTCACTCGCGGCAACCCCAAGATGGGCGGAGCCAGCCCCACCGTGGCCTGCGGCGGCATTCCGTTGGTGCATTTCAAGAGCGAGGAGCGGCTCAAGGAAATCATCGAGTATTGCACGTCCATCGGCGTGTTCACCGCCAACCCGCACACGTGCTACATCGAGGAAGGCGGCCGCGACCAAGGCTACGACGTGCAGCTCGAACTCAAACATGAGGCCGATCCGCACAACCTGCTTAATCCGGGAAAAATGAAGCAAGCTCCGACGCCGAGGTTTGCCGTGCCGGGTTCGATGCCTCATTTCCTGTTCTCGTGA
- a CDS encoding CocE/NonD family hydrolase, translating into MIGHHLTDAFDGVSLESGAIATMRDGTRLIADIYRPTDGTGPWPVLLMRQPYGRDIASTVVYAHPTWWAREGFLVIIQDVRGRGDSEGTFYTFRNEIDDGADTVAWAAALPGSNGRVGMYGFSYQASTQLLAALARPPALKALAPHMTAFDLYSGWFYRDGILQLSTTIGWASQMLREDARRTEADSAAALDTNWLNAGRLSSAMPLTDAPPLANEDVPSYGIDWIRHPTKDAYWEEFDLLARVAELAVPMFHLSGWYDFYLRGSVDGFRKMAATHPGQVLLAGPWQHIPWGEHVGGQDLGPAAAPAIDAMMAAWFHHWLDHEVPVGAAPLPPVRYFELGSNAWKEATAWPPPASQPREWFLCSGKRANSRYGDGALSPDGPAGPEDMFTYDPEVPVVAPGGNRGGNVAFGPHDLAPQQEGNNLLVYTSSPLDTPLVIAGDPRCVLHVCSSASHTHFVVRLSRVLPTGVAQFLCLGAASVIGADTPTGKEISIQLDPIAVQMAPGETVRIDVASSAYPLLIRSPNHATDPATVKAPGDFGHALQVVYHNDAQPSRLVLPVLTD; encoded by the coding sequence GTGATCGGACACCATCTGACCGACGCCTTCGATGGCGTTTCCCTCGAGTCCGGTGCCATCGCCACCATGCGCGACGGCACGCGTCTCATCGCCGACATTTATCGACCGACCGACGGCACCGGCCCCTGGCCCGTCCTGCTCATGCGTCAGCCCTACGGTCGCGACATCGCGTCGACCGTCGTCTACGCTCACCCCACGTGGTGGGCCCGCGAGGGCTTCCTCGTCATCATCCAAGATGTGCGCGGTCGCGGCGACAGTGAGGGCACCTTCTACACGTTTCGTAACGAAATCGACGACGGTGCGGATACCGTCGCGTGGGCCGCCGCGCTGCCCGGCAGCAACGGTCGTGTGGGCATGTATGGTTTTTCGTATCAAGCCTCCACGCAACTGCTGGCCGCCCTCGCCCGGCCGCCCGCGCTGAAAGCACTGGCGCCGCACATGACGGCGTTCGACTTGTATTCGGGTTGGTTTTACCGCGACGGGATTTTGCAACTCAGCACCACGATCGGCTGGGCCAGCCAGATGCTGCGCGAGGACGCCCGCCGCACCGAGGCCGACAGCGCCGCCGCCCTCGATACCAACTGGCTCAACGCCGGCCGCTTGAGCAGTGCCATGCCGCTCACGGACGCGCCCCCTTTGGCCAACGAAGATGTGCCAAGCTACGGCATCGACTGGATTCGTCACCCGACCAAGGACGCTTATTGGGAGGAGTTCGACTTGCTCGCCCGGGTCGCGGAACTGGCCGTGCCCATGTTTCATCTCAGCGGCTGGTATGACTTTTACCTACGCGGTTCGGTGGATGGTTTTCGCAAGATGGCCGCGACGCATCCCGGCCAGGTTCTGCTGGCGGGTCCGTGGCAACACATCCCGTGGGGCGAACACGTCGGCGGCCAGGATCTCGGTCCCGCCGCCGCGCCCGCCATCGACGCCATGATGGCCGCCTGGTTTCATCATTGGCTCGATCACGAGGTTCCGGTCGGTGCAGCGCCGTTGCCGCCGGTGCGTTATTTTGAACTCGGCTCCAACGCATGGAAAGAGGCCACTGCCTGGCCTCCGCCGGCGTCCCAGCCGCGCGAGTGGTTTTTGTGCTCCGGTAAACGGGCGAACTCGCGCTATGGCGATGGTGCACTGTCACCGGATGGCCCCGCCGGTCCCGAGGACATGTTCACTTACGACCCGGAGGTTCCGGTCGTGGCTCCCGGGGGCAATCGCGGCGGCAACGTGGCCTTCGGACCGCACGACCTGGCTCCCCAACAGGAAGGCAACAATTTGCTGGTCTACACCTCGTCCCCACTCGATACCCCGCTGGTCATAGCGGGGGATCCGCGTTGCGTGCTGCATGTTTGCTCCAGTGCTTCGCATACGCATTTTGTGGTGCGCTTGTCTCGCGTTTTGCCGACCGGCGTCGCCCAGTTTCTTTGCCTCGGTGCCGCGTCTGTCATCGGAGCAGATACCCCAACCGGAAAAGAAATTTCCATTCAACTCGATCCCATCGCGGTCCAAATGGCACCGGGCGAAACCGTGCGCATCGACGTCGCCAGTTCCGCTTATCCGCTGCTCATTCGTTCGCCCAATCACGCCACTGATCCGGCGACCGTGAAAGCGCCCGGTGACTTCGGGCACGCTCTGCAGGTCGTCTACCACAACGACGCCCAACCATCGCGGTTGGTTTTACCCGTCCTGACCGACTGA
- a CDS encoding ABC transporter ATP-binding protein, whose amino-acid sequence MAFTTDLLASVVHGKRPALPPPYFDLAERTCMTNHTAIVKFDHVEKRYGDGPVILDQISFAAKRGDFISLIGPSGCGKSTILKLISGLNPITSGVASVEGVSPENAAQELAFVFQEPTLLPWLNVQRNVEVPLKLRGVESTKRAKIALQCLDLVGLAGRATYYPRQLSGGQKMRVSIARALSLSPKILLLDEPFGALDEMTRDHLNEELLGIRDQKAWTAFFVTHSVAEAVFLSNRIFVLSANPGRLHREIPVDLPYPRTEETRQSPDYQRLVAEVSKLLRSVENAQP is encoded by the coding sequence ATGGCATTTACGACCGATCTGCTCGCCTCGGTTGTGCATGGCAAGCGCCCTGCTCTCCCACCGCCCTACTTTGACCTCGCTGAACGAACCTGCATGACGAATCACACCGCCATCGTAAAATTTGACCACGTTGAGAAACGCTACGGCGATGGACCGGTTATCTTGGATCAAATTTCCTTCGCGGCCAAACGGGGTGACTTCATTTCCCTGATCGGTCCCAGCGGTTGCGGAAAATCAACCATCCTTAAACTGATCTCGGGGCTCAACCCGATCACGTCCGGCGTGGCTTCGGTCGAGGGCGTCAGTCCCGAAAACGCCGCGCAGGAACTCGCTTTCGTTTTCCAGGAGCCCACCTTGCTGCCGTGGCTCAATGTGCAGCGAAACGTCGAGGTGCCGCTCAAGCTCCGGGGCGTGGAATCCACCAAACGCGCCAAGATCGCGCTGCAATGTCTCGACCTCGTCGGCCTCGCGGGCCGCGCCACCTACTACCCGCGTCAGCTTTCGGGCGGGCAAAAAATGCGCGTATCGATCGCCCGCGCCCTTTCGTTGTCGCCGAAAATCCTCCTGCTGGATGAGCCGTTTGGCGCGCTCGACGAGATGACTCGAGACCATCTCAACGAGGAGTTGCTCGGCATTCGCGACCAAAAGGCCTGGACCGCATTTTTCGTCACGCACTCCGTCGCCGAAGCGGTGTTTCTCTCCAACCGCATCTTCGTGCTCAGTGCCAATCCCGGTCGCCTGCATCGCGAGATTCCCGTCGACCTGCCGTATCCGCGCACCGAGGAGACCCGCCAATCGCCGGACTATCAACGACTCGTGGCCGAGGTGTCCAAACTCCTGCGTTCGGTCGAAAACGCTCAACCCTGA